In Cryptomeria japonica chromosome 5, Sugi_1.0, whole genome shotgun sequence, the genomic window ACCTTGTTCTAAATAGCATATGGGACCAATCAGAGGATAATTACACACCTATTTTGGCTGCGAAATATCTGAATAAGAAGATGGCAAAGAAAGCAAGGAGATGATGACTGATATATCTTGCAAAACGGTGTAGTCAGGGCATGCATGGAAGGTTAACTTCAAAATTTTAACAAGCCCCAATGTCTTAACAGAATTGCCATCTAATTGTACAACCCCCTTAGCCACGGGTTCATATTTTATGCCAAGATCAGCTACCTTCTTGGGCATAACAAAGCTATTAGCCCCCAAATCTATCATATAATTGTGGACCTATGTTATCTCCAATGATTAAAGAGAGATAAAAGGGAGGTGGCTCATTGATTTTACTTGAATATTCTTCCTCCTTGGGTCGCACTAAGCTGGTTGGAGCTGATTTTCTGCTGATTGTTGCTATCTCATTTGATTGATTGATGTCTTCAACACTTCTTGGAGCAAATCTGTTTGAGATGGAATAGAGAGAGCCTCCCACATGGTAACAATCTTCAtttgatcaactatgttgaaaggaacaccacttgactttgaagaaatttttgcaacAGCAAGGTCTGATTTTGCTGATGGGGTAACTTGAGGCTCCTCTTGTCTCTTGTTGCTCGAAACTGTGTTCTGATTTGAGCTTAGGAGCAAATCTGTTTGAGATGGAATAGAGAGAGCCTCCCACATGGTAACAATCTTCATTTGATCAACCATGTTGAAAGGAACACCACTTGactttgaagaaatttttgcaacAGCAAGGTCTGATTTTGCTGATGGGGTAACTTGAGGCTCCTCTTGTCTCTTGTTGCTCGAAAATGTGTTCTGATTTGAGCTTAGGACGGCTGCTTTACTTGTGCTAGGAGTTGCAATATTCGGGGTTGCTTGTGAAGTTGAAGCTTGGGCCATAGAAGATGTTGCACTTTCTACTGCCCTCCTCTTTGATCTTGTGTTCATTGCTTGTTTGATTTAAACCACAAAATTCTGCCTCTTGCCATTTGATAAAAGTAGAATCCCCTTGCATGTGACTTTGATTACCAGCACTTGTCTGATTTGTATCAAATTGCTGGCCTGAAGTTGGTTCATTTTGCACTACTAGAGCTTGAACAAGCTCTCCATTTTGACATGCATTTTGATTATGAGGCTGATTGCATGGATGACACCAATCATGCTCTTGAGCAAGATTGTTTTGCATTGGAACAAGTGCCTTTGAGCTGTTTGTAGCTGCAGGATCACGATATTCAAGGGCCTAGCATAATTCCATTGATTTTGCCCTTGATAAGGTGCCCTATTTTGTTGATAATGTTGATTTTTTACCTAATAAGGCCTACTATTTTGAGCTTGCCACCTCTTtagtgtcaccaactcattgcCAAAGTTTTGCAATTGATCTTTAATTCCATGAAAATCATTCGAAGGTGAAGCTGAAGTAGATGGCTGACTTGTAGATGCAATGGGAATAGGAGCCAAATCGGGCTGTTCAGTGGGAACTTTTGGGAATAGAGGCATTGGTGGCCTTGAAGCTATTTACCCAACTTGAATCAAGCAATTTTCTGCCCTAATGGTAATATCATATGCATTTGGTCAAGTAGCTCCACCCATTGATTGAATCCTATAGCCACTTCATTGTTAAGTGCTCTTAGATAATACATGAAGCATGATTGGGAGATCGTTTCACTAGAGTAAGGattctatcccatgtcttttgaaatatgaaattaaaatctCCCATGAATTCATGGAGCTCCCTCTTGATTGTTGTCAACTATTCAACAAGTGATAGATGATCACTTTTATCTTCAAATTACTCACATAACTTCTCTCCCAAATCATCCCAATTGTGAATAGAGTTAGGTTCCAACCCTATACCATTGCAAGGTTTTTGCTTTCAAGGATGTGGCCAAGAGTCTATTAACAACATCATCCTCAGAGACATTGTGAATGGAGTAGATATTGGCAATATCTTGAATGTGTTCTATTGGGGCAATGGTTGTTTCACTTGTGAAATAGGGTATACTTTTTAATGCAGCCACTGGTATATCATTTCTTTGTGCTAAAAGGAGGGGTTTTCTCCATAAAAGATGACAAAAACTTGATTTCTAGGAACAACCATGTGAAATAATTGTCTATTTAGCTGAGTAGTGGGAGTCCTTGATTGTGATGATCTATTAAATGGAGTAGATTGAGATCTAGGAGACGGAGTGATAACAACTTCAATTCTTCTAATTGGTGATAAGAAAATTCTACTCCTAGAATTGGAAGATGAAAGTTCTGAATATTGAAAGTTACCTCTAGAAGATGCCCTCATTTGAATTCTgggcatgaaatcaataattgatCTTTGAACAAGAGATTGGGCTTGAGTAGAGTTGCTAGGTACTTGATAGAAAACCTCTTCAAGGTCAAAATGCTAAGTGCAACACCACTTTCTTAGCATAGAGGTTGAAAGCTTGTCGAATTAGTCCCACTGTGCGTGCTAGAAACTATGGTATGGCCGGTGACTTGGGCTAGCACTTTCTAACTAGAGGGTTTGATGGAATGGCTTAGATGTAGTCCCATCGGGCGTGCTAGAAACTTTTGTCACATTAAATTGCACCCTACAGGATTGGACCCAGGATTCCAATGACACAATGGAAATACCTCGAAGTGTGGGACATTGTGCAAGGGGGTTGGATCTCtggagaaggttggcttccttttTGATctaggtgcaagtgttgaaccaacccaacacttcAAACTCCTATTCTACACCTATTCTAACAACTTGAAAAGGAAAAGGGAGGAGAGATAATGCAAAAATGAAGgggaggtgatacaccaagatGAGAAATGTTTCTCTCCTTGCCCCAAAAATGGCACAATGAATCATCCAAGGCACCGAAAAGATGCACAATCTTAATTTGCATCAAATCTCAGGCATGAGCATGGAGGTTAGGGTTCATGATCATTTAGAGGGAAGGAGATCTTCAACGGTCAACACTCACAAATGAAGTTAACATAACATACAAGTAAGAGAAACAATATAATGTGCACCCAACATGAAGGTGAGAATGCACAATATACACGAGTAGAAGAGAGGCGAGAATTATGATCTTAATTCATTCAAAGGCCGAAGGTTGAACTTACAGTTGTACGAAATGCAAGAAAATTACAAGTCTGCAAGAGAAATGCATAGTAGAGAGAATGTGAGATAGAGTTGACTCAAAACAAAGAGAATCAACTGATTGCTCCCAAAGGAATTGGGccccttacaatgaggcttaacaacctataTATAACAATTTGGTTGCCAAAGATGAGAACTCATGAAGAGGGAGAAACCCTAGATTTCATGCCAAGAAAATTACAGTTGTAAGAATGATGATGCTATATATAACAATCTGGTTGCCAAAGATGAGAACTCGTGAAGAGGGAGAAATCCTAGATTTCATGCCAAGATCACGTGTGTAGAGAATGTCAGTGATATTAGACATGAAGATGGTTAGATGAGTTTGAGGAGTTTTGTTGAGAGCCATCACCATGCCTTGACAAGGCATTTTCATGGAAAAATGTGCTTTTGGAAGGAAATCACCCCCAAAATCTACAAGTAGACTTTGGAGATTAGACATGGAGGCCATTAAGTAGCAATAAATGAGCATGGGCTTGACATCCACTTGATAGCCCATTGCAAAATGCATTGAGTGCTCTTTTGCAGCTCCATAGTTCATAATGTGGTAGTTGGGATATTTGGTAGAGCATTAATGTCGATGAAGTGTTGAGCATATCAAATTGAAGTAGTGTTGGGTGTTGAAGATTGGCATTGGGTTTGGAAAGTTCATGTTGCAAGGTGCCAAGTGAAGAGGGGACCCTCGAAGTCCAAAGGCTGAAAGGCAAAAGGGGAAGGTAGGGATGGATAAGTGATCGAGGATCAAACTTCACCTGTAACCTTCGCAAATTTGGAATGGTTATAGGGGAAGTTCGACTCCCGACCCTTGACAAGGCTTGCGAATGGGCAGAAGAAGTTGGGCATCAGGTGTTAGGGATGTGCCTGAATGTCTTCCAAATTGGAAGGGTTAATGTGTAGCCTTGATCCCTGAGGACTGAAATGAAAGGAGGGTTGAAGGTGGGGAATTAGGGTTTGGGATTTCCCTTAACTCTTTCCTAAGTGAAAAGGATTAAGGTGACCCTTGACACCTAATGCTTGAAAGGAAGGGTGAGTGAAAAGACTGGGCATCGGGCATTGGGCATCGGGGGTTAGGTTTAACTTTTCCTTTTATGAAAGGTTGAATCTAACCTCCGATCTTCGATATCCAATAGATTGGACAAAGGTGGAAGGAAAGGTGTCGGGCTTTGGGGGTTGTGTTCGAGGTAACATTTTCCTTTCCTAAGGAAAATGTTATAGTGAAACCCTAAATACCTGAAGTCTGAAAGACTTGGGCAAAATGGAAAAGGGAAAGTGGGGTGTGGGCTTTGGGGCTATGTTGGGCAAAATGGGAAGATCAGAGGAAGCCCGAAGTCCGATCCCTGATAAAGGGAACACTTAGccgaattttgagttttttgacatGGGCATTTGATCAAGAAGGGGTAGAATAGCCTATTGAACCTATCTTTGATTAGTTATTCCAGCATCTTCCCCCATATTGGTGTCTTGGATATCATAAGTGCTTCTTACGCTAGTTCTCATAGGTTGCCTCATTGAATTCTCTTGGCGATTATTCTCAAGGCCCTATCCACCTAGCCCGTCCTTTAGGGTAAATTCTCCAGCATGCACTTGTTTGGTTAACATTAATTTCAAGGTGTGAAGGTGACTAGTTTCTTTTATTTACTGGTTGAGTCATACTtgtatatgttttatttatttatttatagtttcATTATTGATTTATAtccttaaattttcctttttcatcGAGGCGTGGCTTGTTACTCCTACGGGCTGTCACTACTACCCATGTACTTCTGCCCAATTGATTTACTGTAGTCACACTAATTGTTCCTCTGCACCCTTCTCTATCGActtgtagaaataaatttaatttcaatttcatGCTTTTGCATCACAATTAGCCCAAGCTTTGAACATGTGCCTTATCCACAGCATTTGTCTGCTTGTCCACTAAACAAAGCAAGAACTAACCTAAGAACTGATCTCTTAGTTTCTATAAATAGACCTTATGTCAGTTTGAGCCAATTTATTGATCTGCCATTTGATCATTTGTTCGCATAACTATTCAAGTCAAAAGTCTAAGTCAAGGTCGTGACCTCAATGGGAGGTTTCTTTCTAGCTTTACAATGTTAGAGCATTTCCTATTCTCATTAAATATTCGTGTTTGGGGTGTTGTATGTGTATATTGTCTCTTGTTAAAGTCATAGTAAGGGGTTGTCCTCAGTCCACTTACATGGGACTCTTAAGACACATATTGGATAAAACTTTTCCTTATCCCCATTTTTTCAGAAGTAAAACTCAAAGGTTATAACTGGCAATTACTTGAACAAAGAAGTTATCTTATTCCTTTCAACTAAAATTtctaatattaaaattatattgcTGTATGCAACAAATGCACACTTGGCCAACAACCAAAAGGCTGCAAATTCTGTTATGCTTTCCAATAGGTTCTCTAAACCTAGAATAAAGCTTTTCAATTCAAATATAGATTCAGTAAATAAAATTCACTTTTACGGTTTTACCTCTATTATGTGTTTTCAGTTTTGAAGGAAAGCTCCTGAATTGTTAAACCAGCTAAAAGTTGTGACCATAACTGTTACCAAACCAGAAATATAAGATTTGTTTATAGCCATCCTTGGGATTCCAAAGATTTGATAATGTTTCATATTTTGTCAGTGGAAGAATTTAATTTAAAACTTAATGGTATCATCTCCTAGTGCTAATAGAATTATGTTGTAACCTATCATTTATTCCTATCAAGGATTGCATTTCTAATAGGAATGCACATTTGCTATTTTAGTACTCAAATAATCATGTGTGTAGAAATTGTAAAATTGAACGTTTCCAAAAGTTTCTGAAGGATGTTGATGAACTTCTTTATAGGGTGCCTTAATTGAGATACACAGGCTTCAAATGGACAATATTTCGCAAGGAACATAGGAGATAAGGTATGGAACAGAGTCATGTTGGGGACAAAATAGAACACAAAGATATAAACCAGTCAATCCTTATTATCTCTTTCATGTGTAAAAGGCTAcgattccaaaatgcaaaagagaattTGAGGTTTGAGTGCTCTTAAACAGAGATCACTTCAAATTCAATGTCCACTTATCCAAGGGATTAAGCAATTTTGGAATATAGCCACCAATAAACTATTTTGTATGTCATTTGCACtctctattttttcaaaatagacaGGTGACTCCTTGAAAATGATTGTGATTATTCCTGATAACATTGCAAATATTAACGATGCATCAGGATACTCTTTTTAAAATCTTTACTTAAAAAAACCACTTTTTTGATGGGTGGCCAACTAAATATGTAAAGAAAATTCTATTGCATTGATTCTTTTATAGTCATTCTGAGATTTAAAAATTTCATTTATGCTTGGTATCCTTCTAGAAGATGTGCTTGTGATGTAAATTTGAAACCTGCAAAACATTTCATCATTTACTAGTcagtacaagaaaaacatagtaGCAAGGAGATCCAAATAACTCAAGAACCAAAATCCTTCAGCATATGCTTGCTTATTTGGCATGTCCTTTCTCTATGAATGTATCACTCTGTCTCATTGTTGTCATCCAGATGATGGGTCACACTGTGATTTTGAAACATTGTTACAAAATCTTCTAGAGAGTTTTTCCAGAGGCTTTAAACTTAATTTCAATGACTGAAAATCCTACATTCTCAAAACATAAACTTTTTTAACTCAACTTCCATTATTATTTCATTTCAAACTTATATAAGGTACACTGTTTATTGAGATGGACACATATTCTACATGGTAAATAGACTTACTGGTATCTATAAGATATACCAATACAACCAAGGAGCTTATCTCAGTATGGTTACATAATAAGACATTATATATGCCATAAGACATATGAAGTATTTGCTGAAGCCAAACATTACAGTTTATTGATTTGCACATCCTAGAAATGTCTAACTCGAAGTTGATGTATGTGGCCTCAAACTAGATGATGTTCGTGGACTGATATTTTTCCCTTCACCAAGTTGTGGACTATGTGTCTGTCTGAGCTGACTGATACGGGGACTGTATGCTCGTTCAGAATCTCCAAGACGTGGACTAAAAATATACTTTGCTTCACCAGGCTGTGTGCATTCACTCGTACTAGTTATCTTTGGACTATATATGTGCTTAATTTCACCACGGCTTCGTGTCATCATCTCATCCAAAATTTCGCCTTCATCTGCCTTTGTCCCTCCATTTCCACGCCCAAGCCCAAGAGATCCAGCTTCCTGGGAAAAACATATTATATTATTAAACTTCTTATAGTTCATATGGTAGAAATTAAAAGTCATTGCAAGTGATATTCTGGATTAGTCATGTGATGTATGTATCTTACAGTCATTGCTATGTCGCATGGTATTGCTGGTGATTCTTCATACTCGGCTGCATCCAATTCTTGAAGATGTGCTCCTTTATAAAACCATGGAAGCACATACTGTCTTATGGGGACCAACAACATTATTAGCAGTGGAAAAAGCACACCAGCTATGGGGATCCAGGTTACGCCAAAACAGGCCAGTAAATAGCACGTCTGGAATATGGTAAACATAGCAATTGTTTTGAAAGGTACTGTTTCAACAAATATAGCATGATACTTCTGGAGCACCCTGTGACCATAAGTTTAATGACAACATTTGATCAGTCTTGAACTCAGCAAActgtcttcaagcatttaattttATCCAAAGAAAGAACAAAGCTGGGAGGAAAACATTGCAAATATATAGGTTAGGATAATTCAGATAAATTCATACATGTATCTACGACTTGGAGCAGTGAACAGAAGCAATATCCTTTCCCAGAATTGATTTCCAGGCAAACTCTCTATGGCCATGAAAGCAAAGTAACCCCAAAGTACAGAAGTTGGGATCTTTTTAAGGATAGGCATTGCACCAACACAGCAAGCCACCATAATAGATTGCAACAGGTTACTTAGTCGCTGTTCCTTAACTTCAACAGGTAGGAGATCATCTATGTCCTTCTCTACATTAAAAATTGATTCATCAACTGGAGCATCTATATTTCCAGCACTTGTGGCTAATTGAACAGTGGTATCCTTCAATTGCTTAAGTTCCTGCAAAATGAACCAGGGCATCCACTAAACCAATAAATCAATGGTTCGAAAGTTTAAATTAAGACGAGTGTCTGGATCCAAAAACATGACTCTCTTACCAAAGTAGATGGAGGCTGGTACACCAATGGAGTTTGCATCTGCTGGTAAGTTTCTTGCATGTGTCCATATAGCTGCCCTAGGCTTGAGTTAGTTTGAATACTTTTTTGTGCTCTTCTGACTAATTTGTTGCGCATCAACTGTAATAAACTTATAAAACACTTTGTCATTAGAAATTGCCTAACAAAACAGTGCTGCTTATATGCTTGTATTAATTAAGCATTTTGAATACTCCAATTTATGAGTACCTGATGCTTGAGAGTTGCTAAGCTTTTAGTGTGCATTGGAGATTGAGGAATAACACCATTTGAAGGTGGTATACCAAGTAGGCCACATAAAATAACCTGCAACAAAATAAGATAATTTTGAGAACCAGCCAGAAAGGTTTATAAAATACTGGCAACTGTCGATGGTTATAACAAACAATAAAGAGTTCAATTATAATGACTTTTCCAAACCAAATTCCTGTACTTCAGGAAAAATTGCAAAgcactttgatttatatattcatACTTATACAGTTTTCCCTACCAAGAATCCCAAAAGAAGCAAGTCATAATGAAATGAAGATGGCTTTCTCAAGTTGAATTCCTTTTGTTGGGCAAGTTGGGATGCCACGCTGTGGTCAAAATAATAAAGCACAGCAATCATTGTAGCTGGAATAAATGCTCCGATAATGTATAATAATGGTACATCAAGCATTTCCTGTTTCAACAAGCAAATATCATAATCAGGTGCATGTTCCCAACCTCTATTGAAGATAATATTTCTTCAGGACAATGGTCAATCAAAGTGAAAACTTCAGCATAGTTAAATAGAAGACTATGCAAAACATAGTTGTTATGCAAACAATTTATATTTATTCTAGACAAACAAAACTCAAAA contains:
- the LOC131027113 gene encoding boron transporter 1 isoform X2, with translation MILREDYCATSKIGLVASQQDSAIPVISFGEQLDRNTNGILTAVQTLASTGICGVIHSFFGGQPLLILGVAEPTVLMYTFMFNFAKDRDDLGPHLYLAWAGWVCVWTAFLLILFAILGACSIINRFTRIAGELFGLLIAMLFMQQAIRGLVEEFRIPVGENPKLEQFQPSWRFGNGMFALVLSFGLLFSGLGSRKARSWRYGTGWLRGLIADYGVPLMVLVWTGVSYASASHVPNGIPRRLFSPNPWSPNAYANWTVVKEMLDVPLLYIIGAFIPATMIAVLYYFDHSVASQLAQQKEFNLRKPSSFHYDLLLLGFLVILCGLLGIPPSNGVIPQSPMHTKSLATLKHQLMRNKLVRRAQKSIQTNSSLGQLYGHMQETYQQMQTPLVYQPPSTLELKQLKDTTVQLATSAGNIDAPVDESIFNVEKDIDDLLPVEVKEQRLSNLLQSIMVACCVGAMPILKKIPTSVLWGYFAFMAIESLPGNQFWERILLLFTAPSRRYMVLQKYHAIFVETVPFKTIAMFTIFQTCYLLACFGVTWIPIAGVLFPLLIMLLVPIRQYVLPWFYKGAHLQELDAAEYEESPAIPCDIAMTEAGSLGLGRGNGGTKADEGEILDEMMTRSRGEIKHIYSPKITSTSECTQPGEAKYIFSPRLGDSERAYSPRISQLRQTHSPQLGEGKNISPRTSSSLRPHTSTSS
- the LOC131027113 gene encoding boron transporter 1 isoform X3, with protein sequence MILREDYCATSKIGLVASQQDSDGILTAVQTLASTGICGVIHSFFGGQPLLILGVAEPTVLMYTFMFNFAKDRDDLGPHLYLAWAGWVCVWTAFLLILFAILGACSIINRFTRIAGELFGLLIAMLFMQQAIRGLVEEFRIPVGENPKLEQFQPSWRFGNGMFALVLSFGLLFSGLGSRKARSWRYGTGWLRGLIADYGVPLMVLVWTGVSYASASHVPNGIPRRLFSPNPWSPNAYANWTVVKEMLDVPLLYIIGAFIPATMIAVLYYFDHSVASQLAQQKEFNLRKPSSFHYDLLLLGFLVILCGLLGIPPSNGVIPQSPMHTKSLATLKHQLMRNKLVRRAQKSIQTNSSLGQLYGHMQETYQQMQTPLVYQPPSTLELKQLKDTTVQLATSAGNIDAPVDESIFNVEKDIDDLLPVEVKEQRLSNLLQSIMVACCVGAMPILKKIPTSVLWGYFAFMAIESLPGNQFWERILLLFTAPSRRYMVLQKYHAIFVETVPFKTIAMFTIFQTCYLLACFGVTWIPIAGVLFPLLIMLLVPIRQYVLPWFYKGAHLQELDAAEYEESPAIPCDIAMTEAGSLGLGRGNGGTKADEGEILDEMMTRSRGEIKHIYSPKITSTSECTQPGEAKYIFSPRLGDSERAYSPRISQLRQTHSPQLGEGKNISPRTSSSLRPHTSTSS
- the LOC131027113 gene encoding boron transporter 1 isoform X1, whose amino-acid sequence is MEETFVPFRGIKNDLKGRLLCYKQDWTSGFTAGFRILAPTTYIFFASAIPVISFGEQLDRNTNGILTAVQTLASTGICGVIHSFFGGQPLLILGVAEPTVLMYTFMFNFAKDRDDLGPHLYLAWAGWVCVWTAFLLILFAILGACSIINRFTRIAGELFGLLIAMLFMQQAIRGLVEEFRIPVGENPKLEQFQPSWRFGNGMFALVLSFGLLFSGLGSRKARSWRYGTGWLRGLIADYGVPLMVLVWTGVSYASASHVPNGIPRRLFSPNPWSPNAYANWTVVKEMLDVPLLYIIGAFIPATMIAVLYYFDHSVASQLAQQKEFNLRKPSSFHYDLLLLGFLVILCGLLGIPPSNGVIPQSPMHTKSLATLKHQLMRNKLVRRAQKSIQTNSSLGQLYGHMQETYQQMQTPLVYQPPSTLELKQLKDTTVQLATSAGNIDAPVDESIFNVEKDIDDLLPVEVKEQRLSNLLQSIMVACCVGAMPILKKIPTSVLWGYFAFMAIESLPGNQFWERILLLFTAPSRRYMVLQKYHAIFVETVPFKTIAMFTIFQTCYLLACFGVTWIPIAGVLFPLLIMLLVPIRQYVLPWFYKGAHLQELDAAEYEESPAIPCDIAMTEAGSLGLGRGNGGTKADEGEILDEMMTRSRGEIKHIYSPKITSTSECTQPGEAKYIFSPRLGDSERAYSPRISQLRQTHSPQLGEGKNISPRTSSSLRPHTSTSS